Genomic segment of Gigantopelta aegis isolate Gae_Host chromosome 10, Gae_host_genome, whole genome shotgun sequence:
gttgttgtttttgttcatcgtcttgttttatgtcagtgtacacttcttaagtaacattttgtttgtaccagcctcagtggtgtaatGGTTATGCCATCAGACTTctagctggtaggtactgggtttgtatCCCACATGAGGCAATGGtggatttttcatgccagtgtCATCTCCAACCCAGAGAGAGTACACCGCTAGGctcagtggggaggtgtaaggccaGATACacagagtttcacccacttcacgggtgcgattatgggtgtgtctcccgagtgtatgacctcacatgggggatgattagccggcatgcactgcaggttccatgtaccccgggctcgggtaataccgagatagctcaactgacagcaagcgtggagcacggacctgtcaagtagtctcataccgaaatggaaatactgcggcttcaccattcatctcatcatcatccatgtctgtaatgtccaaaatacctaaacaaaatgtctttgtctctgtgttaaatgtttgtgccggggttttttggggttttttttaattgtttgttttaccgGCAAATGTCATGTACCTCCAGAAACAAGGACTTCAATACAATCCACGTAATCGTGATGACAAGCTAAATGTATTGCAGCTGGTCCTGAATCGGTGGTTTTCAAGTTAACATCAGCACCCTGTAAATAACATTAAACTATTCATTAGacctacttacttacttacttacatacttacatacttacttacctacctacctacctacctacctacatacctacctacttacctacctacttacTTACTACTTACGTACTTACATGTACTTACCTACTTACGTACTTACATGTACTTACCTACTTAcatacttacctacctacctacttacctacctacttacctacctacttacctacctacttacgtacttacatgtacttacctacttacatacttacttacctacctacctacttacctacctacttacTTACCTACTTACGTACTTACATGTACTTACCTactacttacctacctacttacctacctacttacTTACCTACTTACGTACTTACATGTACTTACCTACTTACGTACTTACTTacctacttacttacttacctaCGTacctacttacttacttacttacttacctacttacttatttacttacttacttacaatatttaatacaaCAGTAATTTGAAAATACATCCAGAATTAGCACAAATGATATAAAACGAACAAAAATGTTTCGGCTATAAAGGGATTCTCCTGCGTTTGTAGCCAGTTTAAAAGGTTTttggtaaaatatatttgtacagtaataaaattacaattgacTTCCATGTTCTTGCTTGGGATATGCGTATTTCTATAATCAATGCATTTTCAGATatcgtaatgttttgtattatcTGAATGTAGATCTTTGTCTGAAATATTTTTGTACATGCTAATGTATTATTTCTTCCATCAGCCACACACACTTTGGTATAATTCCaaatgttaaaaagtttgtttgttttgtttaacaacaccactggagcacattgattcattaatcatcggctattggatgtcaagcatttggtaattctgacatatagtcaacagaggaaacttgctacatttttcctaatgcagcaatagatcttttatatgcatttcccacagacaggatagcacataccatagcctttactataccagtcgtggtgcaatggctggagcaGAAAAAGCCTAATgggcccgccgatggggatcgatcgcaaaccgaccgcgcatgaagcgagcgctttaccactgggctacgtcccgcccctaattccaaatgtatttatctgcttaatgctttatatttaaaacatgttacggTGATATAGCGTTTTGAAAAACAGGAAAACACTGGatctatgtttattttattgagGAAACAAACGGAAGTCTTGCTAGAGCTGAAAACTCAGGATATTCCCTTTAAAACTGTAACTCTGTACTAAAGAGAGGCCAATGGACTTCAGAACAAATCCATTTTCAACAAAGTGAAAATCCTGTTGTATTTGATAATCATGCCAGTCTATGCTGTATATGGTTATTGCCTTACAATGACTTTTATTGACACTGCAAGGTGACTGAAATTCTTTATTACACcactgtttttttaatatcacagatATTTATCTTCACAATCTTATTTACCTGTGCAATAAGCAGTCGCAAAATAGCTGGGCGATTGTTCAGAGCTGCAAGATGCAGAGCGGTAAAACCGTCATCTTTGGTCAAATTGACGAGACTTGGGTCCCTTTGCAGAATTCGCTGTGTAATCCTGTTAAACAGAGAGAAAAGGTCAAGTCCAATGATATCCTCGTCAAGGGCATTGCTGCCATTGATTCAAGAATGCACATGCTTACACATCAGTTGTCAAAGAAATAtaataagaaacaaaacaaaatatagaaacTGTTTTGCCATGCCAACTACACCCCTGCttttagaaatattattttcaaaatggtctTTATTGGGAAACGAAATTAACATTGAATTTtatagtgatgttgttaatccatttttcataatacatgtatatcaaactTTGTTTGGCAACCAATATCTGGTGCATTTTTCGTGCTATGCTGCTGTTAATTCATcacttcattcatttattcatttattcattcattcagtcagtcagtcagtcagtcagtcagccagccagccagccagccagccaatcgttcgttcattcattcattcattcattcattcattcaatgatccgttcattcattcactggtAAGTAGTTTTCATATTTAAGATGTTTAGACAGGACATAAgtcaacaaaatgtttaatgtataatattatatcaagGGTAACCACTAATTTagtgaacaaaacaaatgttacctTTCTCTGCCGTGAAAGGCAGCCCAGTGGATAAGGGTGAATCCTCTCTCATTGGCAATAGTCAGGTCTATAACTGGTGACGTCAGAAGCATTTCTGCGCAGGAGGTTTCGTCTTTAGCTATCGCATCATGGAGAGGAGTATCACCAGCACTGTCCTGAAAACAAATgagtatattaatgtattaatcaaaTCAACAACCATAaagcaaatttaaaaatgtcattttattgttgtttttgttgtttgaaaTAACAGCCGCTTACCATAACGTTGACGTCACATGCACGCATCATTAACTCATGAACAAGAGCGGTCTGCCCCTTGATTGCAGCTGTGTGAAGAACACTCCGGTCGTTGTCGTTGGAGATGTTTATGTCGGCTCCAGATTGAATTAAAAATTGCACTATGTCTGTATGCTTTCTACAATTCAAAAAAGAATACATGTCCATATGTTAATTCAAtacttacatttttttttgtgaatgaatgaatgaatgtttaacaacaccccagcacagaaatacacatcggctattgggtgtccgaAAAGGTTAGTATATGGAAATAGTTTCTGTTTGTGCAtcagagaatttttttttaaatgtgtcaaCACTGAAAACAATATTCAGTACCGTTACTTCCAACAAGGCTTTACTTACTGGTCGGCTGCTACTAGAAGAGTTGTGTTTCCGGACCCATCCCTGGAGTCTTTGTCAAAGCCTTTTTCCACGAGAAATTTCACAATCTCCAGCTTCCCATTCTTTGCCGCGAGGTGTAGACACTTGTAAGTGTTGTCAGGTATGTCATTCACCTAGATCAAACAACGGCATCAGACagttattacaaattatttctcGTTGGCCTAAACTACATCTTTAATGTAATTGAATAGTATAattgttggtgatgatgatgatgataacgatgatgaagatgatgatgatcattataacgatgatgattgtgatgatgatgatgatgatagtaacaTATGCTTCTTGTAAGAAGTACAATCTACTAATTTTAATGCCATAAAATTCATCaagttaatgatgatgataatcatAGTGGTGGTGCTGGTAGTTGTGGTggtgatatgatgatgatgatgatgatgttgatggtgaTAATAACCAAACTGTATTCTTGTAACAATTATGATctactcccatttttgtaggtggGGGTAGGTGAGAGGGGCAGGCtgggttttgcccgaattaaacaaaaatgcccgaatctggataacaatatttattcaaactaCTACATtgtaccaaacagctatataagggTACAAACTAATTACTACATTGTACCAAACAGCTATTTTGGGGTACAAACTAATTACTACATtgtaccaaacagctatataggggtACAAACTAATTACTACATtgtaccaaacagctatataggggtACAAACTAATTACTACATTgtaccaaacagctataatagGGGTACAAACTAATTACTACATtgtaccaaacagctatataggggtACAAACTAATTACTACGCATTTGtccatggattacaactaattttgctggtagaatgatggaaatacatgttaaaaaggtTTTGGGTTAGCACATTTTTCCCGAATATGTCTATcgtgtttgcccgaatttgaagattaaccccaccccctccccccgtctcgtacgcttatgaataTGGCTACGTACTAGGTTCGGTTTGGACTCGAAGAATTTCTTAACAGCTTCCACGTCGCCAGCTTCCGTTGCCTTAATAACCTCACTGTACACGACTTCAGCGGGCAGGCTGTGTAACGACTGCAGTAGCTGCACACCTGACGTCTTCGAGGCAGACAAAGCTGTAAAATCTAAATTAacaggacattcctgagttttctgcaatttttaagatgttatcgactaacagagactttttaacgattgtaattacatatcaaatatatttttctgcataaaatattagtggctgtatattaaacgtgtttctgactgttctaatatttgtactaggttaaatttcattttatttcctaaaaactattttttcgtacgtacgaaattatttgatgacaaaatccagtttgggcttcttacaaatattaagacgatcagaaacacattgattatacagacactgatattctaaacaagaaaatatatttaatatgtaaggttaatcgtagaaatattttattagtcggaaacatcttacaatacagcaaactcaggaatgtccatttaatgttatacatgtatatacatactacTACGATCTCCAtagtaatctgaacgacaaagccATATTCCATTATCAAAATCATTtctctgcacaagacagagtcGAAAGGACATTAGGCACAATTGAGactgcttccatgatccactatcaggtgttTGTCCTTGGGAGGACAGCCAGTCCCCTAGCAGATCAGTAACatgatgtttcatccctcctgcgccgcctgtaggaggactgccactcccaagactcgCTTAGAAAATCCAAAGTTGAACAAGAcaggcacttcatgggctacgcttttcgattggcagcaagggatcttttatatgcaccatcccatagacaagacagcacataccacggcctttgatgtaccagtcgtggtgcactggctggagagagaaatagcccaatgggcccactgacggggatcgattccaaaccgactgcgcatcaagcgaacgctgtaccactgggctacgtctcgcccctggtACCAAATAGACACCAATGTGGTATTCCACTCtaatatatcttcttttttaaaacaaaaaaccccaacgtattttcaaatacaaatgtatatacgTGGCATGCACATTCAGCTTCTGAGTGACAggagttttgaataaatgtattcatatcacattcatttttgggggtgttattttgttgttgttgtcgttgttattgctgctgttgttgttgtcatcTCAACAAGCACGTCTATAGATACGTCAGTTTGAAGAACCAACTTTACAATTTTAATGatatgaatttaatatgtaGCAAGTCTACCGAGTTCGCCAGAAGTAGAACCAAAAATTCATGTTAGATCAAATTAGTTGCGGTAGTGTTAAATTTAGTGGACAATTTGGCTTTGACATTTGTGTTATTgccatgcttttttttttcaccttcTCTCCTTGGTATCCAGCTCCAGCAACGTAGTAACTAAGCCATAGACATTAAGGCTGGTAGGGACTGGGTTCGCACCTCTGAAACAGTTCCCAGAGCTGAatgggatattcctgagtttactgcaatttttaagatgttatcgactaacagagactttttaacgactgtaattgcatatcaaatatatttttctgtatattaaacgtgttttggatcattctaatatttgtaccaggttaaatttcattttatttcctaaaatatagttttttcgtacgtacgaaatcatttgaagacaaaatccagtttgggcttcttacaaatattaagacgaccagaaacacattgaatatacagacactgatattctaaacaagaaaatatatttaacatgtaagatcaatcgtagaaatattttagttttttagtacgtacgaaatcatttgaagacaaaatccagtttgggcttcttacaaatattaagacggccagaaacatattgaatatacagacactgatattctaaacaagaaaatatatttaacatgtaagtttaatcgtagaaatattttattagttggaaacatcttacaatgcaacctcaggaatgtccctttaacagctcGTTGCGGAGGTGTAAGGCCAGTACACAGATTTCTCCCTGgctgaccactaacaactaacccctgTCCTATACAGGCAGCTCAGAtaaaagcgtgcttgaacttgaagcggggggtggggggcagatgttgctttatatttgctttataatagtgtaaaagtgtgtaaatataaaagtgtgccccctcccccccctttttggcaccttcttacaCTAACGAATTAGATTAAGTACCACAATGAAATagaacaagcattttgagagtactgctaaaccaaTAGATGTCGCCCACTGGGCccaatgtgggttttttcccgTATCTCTTAAATTAAGTTCAAGATCCATAATTCTGCCAAATATGGGTATTATCCCCATATATAGCCATACAATTCAAACTTGATATATCACAGTACGTTATAAAGTTattcacaaaatttcagctccataccttgaaaacaaaaaagtccagaaaactaattttcataccTCCTAAGTTCAGgtgccataactctgtcaaaaatgtcaaacttgatctgtataaCACTACTTGGTAAAACTATACTCAAAATTTCAGATTAATATCTTGTGGCATTGTGAAAGAAAACGCCAgtaaaactatatgtgagacagacagacggacatacagacagatcgacagacagaaggacggagatgaaacctagagTCCTCGCGGTTGGACTAATAACACAGCAGATGACATATACCCACGGAGAGGTGACATTGAACTGCAGGGATGTGACAATCTGTGTTtatgttttcacacatcacCCAGAATCGAAATGACTGACCTGAATCCTAACAACAAAatcattaacattttcaaaatcatatctctgcaTAAGAGTTAAAAGGAAATTTTTATAATGAGCCATGTGCCTATAGGAGTGCTGTCATTTCCCAGGATGGTACATCCTTCCTAGTTTTCCCAAATGATGACTTACACTGATGTTTGCACTACTTAACGGCtattgtgggggttttaaagtttgttttgtttaatgacaccactggagcacattaattaattaattatcgaatggctattggatgtcaaacatttggtaattctgacatgtagtcatcagaggaaacccgctacattttttccttatgcagcaagggatcttttaaatttatatgcactttcaatGGCCTTTGTCATAGTGCAATGGTtgaaatgagagaaaaaagtCAAATCCGCTGAATAGATCTTCCGATGTGGTTtcatcctgtgacgcaagcacctcaagcgagcactcaaccgagtgagctaaatcctgcctcgCTATTGTGTTTAAATATGCTATGGGGATACAAGAAAAACATTGTGCCTGTCATATGTTGGCTTCCTTagctaaaatacatgtaa
This window contains:
- the LOC121382595 gene encoding E3 ubiquitin-protein ligase MIB2-like isoform X2, which codes for MNPDSGGPPELTEASKLAVGSIVRINSDQSRLRCLQKEHRAWSDEMQQVVGKVGRVTKIDSDGDLAVRFGSKTFSFNPACCLPASPSDLSLDPAWQGHSQTLGEKEEPLKLGDFTALSASKTSGVQLLQSLHSLPAEVVYSEVIKATEAGDVEAVKKFFESKPNLVNDIPDNTYKCLHLAAKNGKLEIVKFLVEKGFDKDSRDGSGNTTLLVAADQKHTDIVQFLIQSGADINISNDNDRSVLHTAAIKGQTALVHELMMRACDVNVMDSAGDTPLHDAIAKDETSCAEMLLTSPVIDLTIANERGFTLIHWAAFHGRERITQRILQRDPSLVNLTKDDGFTALHLAALNNRPAILRLLIAQGADVNLKTTDSGPAAIHLACHHDYVDCIEVLVSGDADINLVDDNENTALHLIMGETRDIFMHKGKTVKVEKKRRANMQVRSKLATYLVQHGADVNIKNKKGQTPFDLCNSKILKKAVSAALDGSVDSIPKATPMDTLLCCKCFERTADVTLPCNHKMTCSECSEGVTSCPLCGEAVSKPDSEDGQQIEET
- the LOC121382595 gene encoding E3 ubiquitin-protein ligase MIB2-like isoform X1, yielding MNPDSGGPPELTEASKLAVGSIVRINSDQSRLRCLQKEHRAWSDEMQQVVGKVGRVTKIDSDGDLAVRFGSKTFSFNPACCLPASPSDLSLDPAWQGHSQTLGEKEEPLKLGDFTALSASKTSGVQLLQSLHSLPAEVVYSEVIKATEAGDVEAVKKFFESKPNLVNDIPDNTYKCLHLAAKNGKLEIVKFLVEKGFDKDSRDGSGNTTLLVAADQKHTDIVQFLIQSGADINISNDNDRSVLHTAAIKGQTALVHELMMRACDVNVMDSAGDTPLHDAIAKDETSCAEMLLTSPVIDLTIANERGFTLIHWAAFHGRERITQRILQRDPSLVNLTKDDGFTALHLAALNNRPAILRLLIAQGADVNLKTTDSGPAAIHLACHHDYVDCIEVLVSGDADINLVDDNENTALHLIMGETRDIFMHKGKTVKVEKKRRANMQVRSKLATYLVQHGADVNIKNKKGQTPFDLCNSKILKKAVSAALDGSSVDSIPKATPMDTLLCCKCFERTADVTLPCNHKMTCSECSEGVTSCPLCGEAVSKPDSEDGQQIEET